From one Actinomyces sp. Marseille-P3109 genomic stretch:
- the miaA gene encoding tRNA (adenosine(37)-N6)-dimethylallyltransferase MiaA produces the protein MIPTGPSTRRLPRVAVIGPTATGKSDLALDLAEQAQVSGPAARAEIINADASLLYRGMDIGTAKPSPAERVRVPHHQIDVLTVRDRASVAAFQRSARSDIDAVESRGHLAIIAGGSGLYVRALTDGLDFPGTDPAVRTRLTERAEREGTPALYAELVRLDPVAAERIEASNTRRIVRALEVIEITGRPFSASLPRYEDVAPTVHIALRCERRLLDTRINARAHAMFERGLVEEVETLIDQGLRQGETASRAIGYSQALAVIDGTMSVPEAIASTALATRQLASRQIKWFRRDPRVQWIDVALTEEGRCTDAERSRVTRQAWEHVLASHGVA, from the coding sequence GTGATCCCAACGGGCCCAAGCACCCGCCGGCTTCCGCGGGTGGCGGTGATCGGCCCCACCGCCACCGGAAAGTCCGACCTCGCCCTCGACCTGGCCGAGCAGGCCCAGGTGAGCGGGCCGGCCGCCCGTGCCGAGATCATCAACGCCGACGCCTCCCTGCTCTACCGAGGCATGGACATCGGCACCGCCAAGCCCAGCCCGGCCGAGAGGGTCCGCGTCCCCCACCACCAGATCGACGTCCTCACCGTCAGGGACCGGGCCAGTGTGGCCGCCTTCCAGCGCTCGGCCCGCAGTGACATCGACGCCGTCGAGTCCCGAGGGCACCTGGCGATCATCGCCGGAGGCTCGGGCCTGTACGTGCGGGCCCTCACCGACGGGCTCGACTTCCCCGGCACCGACCCGGCCGTGCGCACCCGCCTGACCGAGCGCGCTGAGCGCGAGGGGACCCCCGCCCTCTACGCCGAGCTGGTCCGGCTCGACCCAGTGGCCGCCGAGCGGATCGAGGCCTCCAACACCCGCAGGATCGTGCGCGCCCTGGAGGTCATCGAGATCACGGGGCGTCCCTTCTCCGCCTCACTGCCCCGCTACGAGGACGTGGCCCCCACCGTCCACATCGCTCTGCGCTGCGAGCGCCGGCTCCTGGACACCCGCATCAATGCCCGCGCCCACGCCATGTTCGAGCGAGGCCTCGTGGAGGAGGTCGAGACCCTCATCGACCAGGGCCTCAGACAGGGGGAGACCGCCTCGCGCGCCATCGGCTACTCCCAGGCGCTCGCGGTCATCGACGGAACCATGAGCGTGCCTGAGGCCATCGCCTCCACCGCCCTGGCCACCCGCCAGCTCGCCTCCCGCCAGATCAAGTGGTTCCGCCGCGACCCGCGGGTGCAGTGGATCGACGTCGCCCTCACCGAGGAGGGCCGCTGCACCGACGCCGAGCGCTCCCGGGTGACCAGGCAGGCATGGGAGCACGTTCTCGCATCTCACGGCGTCGCTTAG
- the dapF gene encoding diaminopimelate epimerase, protein MPHSTGLRGRELIKGHATLNDFLMLVDPSCEVAVSGADIAAVCDRHGGIGADGFVRVVRTTALPGAGAFTAAVPEAEWFMDYYNADGSVAEMCGNATRLFAHVLDSEGLRPIADGESVTIGTRGGARTVTRLGDLWTVDMGPARLTRPRQAQEEGWDMTVVVPGLMGERAALSVEMPNPHAVVALGEESELEAASFAGLTDSAAPVVYNPPLETGTNLELVVPLGEEIDPDTQAPVGIARMRVLERGVGETLSCGTGCCAVAVALHTWTGPGAPEDYRILVPGGQIGVHVGADPLAEDSTVLLTGPATITGRVTIA, encoded by the coding sequence ATGCCGCACTCGACAGGTCTTCGTGGCCGTGAGCTCATCAAGGGCCACGCGACCCTCAACGACTTCCTCATGCTGGTCGACCCCAGCTGCGAGGTCGCTGTCAGCGGCGCCGATATCGCTGCGGTCTGCGACCGTCACGGAGGTATCGGCGCCGACGGATTCGTGCGCGTCGTGCGGACCACCGCTCTGCCCGGTGCCGGGGCCTTCACCGCGGCCGTCCCCGAGGCCGAGTGGTTCATGGACTACTACAACGCAGACGGTTCCGTGGCCGAGATGTGCGGCAACGCCACCCGCCTGTTCGCCCACGTGCTGGACAGCGAGGGCCTGCGACCCATCGCCGACGGCGAGTCCGTCACCATCGGTACCCGTGGCGGGGCGCGCACCGTCACCCGCCTGGGAGACCTGTGGACCGTGGACATGGGGCCTGCGCGTCTCACACGCCCCCGTCAGGCGCAGGAGGAGGGCTGGGACATGACCGTCGTCGTGCCCGGCCTCATGGGGGAGCGAGCAGCCTTGAGCGTCGAGATGCCCAACCCTCACGCCGTCGTCGCCCTGGGGGAGGAGAGCGAGCTCGAGGCGGCCTCGTTCGCCGGGCTCACCGACTCCGCAGCCCCGGTCGTCTACAACCCTCCCCTCGAGACCGGTACCAACCTCGAGCTGGTCGTGCCACTGGGGGAGGAGATCGACCCCGACACCCAGGCACCGGTCGGCATCGCCCGCATGCGCGTCCTGGAGCGCGGAGTGGGGGAGACGCTCTCCTGCGGAACGGGGTGCTGCGCCGTCGCCGTCGCCCTGCACACCTGGACCGGACCGGGTGCCCCCGAGGACTACCGGATCCTTGTTCCCGGCGGACAGATCGGGGTGCACGTGGGCGCCGATCCCCTGGCTGAGGACAGCACCGTGCTGCTGACCGGACCGGCCACGATCACTGGACGGGTCACCATCGCCTGA
- the brnQ gene encoding branched-chain amino acid transport system II carrier protein — protein sequence MTQPSSRTTVGTILPTGLMLFALFFGAGNLIFPPLLGAASGRSFIPVMVGFIATGVLMPLITVVAVSTSGEGILGLARRVGPRFGLVMPLAVYLAIGPLYAIARVTTVAYELATRPILELWGFHDSRLALLVHVTVFMGVAFGIARSPSRLADRVGRWLTPALLALLALLCGVTVLMAPGVEREAIEPYASAPLTTGLTQGYLTMDVLAASVFGIVVITSLRERGLTSSKGLVRGTILSGCIAAALLGLVYIGLAVLGTRTSGEITTDTKDGTELLRNAASSTLGTSGVVIFAAIVILACLTTAVGLLASWAGYAYTAWPSVSFNRQLAACAIVSFTLANLGLSAILKIAGPLLNLLYPFAIALVAVTLVDALAPGRLRAAYQWCVITAGAFGSVSAITAAGWEGPSGLLARTGLWNDSTGWIPPALIALGIGIVLDIRSGAWSTPAPEEPSQVQHDVEHAAASQL from the coding sequence ATGACCCAACCATCCAGTCGCACCACCGTCGGCACCATCCTGCCGACCGGCCTGATGCTTTTCGCCCTGTTCTTCGGGGCCGGCAACCTCATCTTCCCTCCCCTGCTGGGGGCGGCCTCGGGCAGGTCCTTCATTCCGGTCATGGTGGGCTTCATCGCCACCGGGGTCCTCATGCCCCTCATCACCGTGGTGGCCGTCTCCACCTCCGGTGAGGGCATCCTCGGCCTGGCTCGCAGGGTGGGGCCCCGATTCGGTCTGGTCATGCCGCTGGCGGTCTACCTGGCCATCGGCCCGCTCTACGCCATCGCCCGCGTCACCACGGTCGCCTACGAGCTGGCGACCCGCCCCATTCTTGAGCTGTGGGGCTTCCACGACTCCCGCCTGGCCCTCCTGGTGCACGTGACGGTCTTCATGGGAGTCGCCTTCGGCATCGCCCGCAGCCCGAGTCGCCTGGCGGACCGCGTCGGCCGCTGGCTGACACCCGCATTGCTGGCTCTGCTGGCCCTCCTGTGCGGGGTCACCGTGCTGATGGCCCCCGGGGTGGAGCGCGAGGCGATCGAACCCTACGCGAGCGCGCCCCTGACCACCGGGCTGACCCAGGGTTACCTCACGATGGACGTCCTGGCAGCCAGCGTCTTCGGAATCGTGGTCATCACCTCCCTGCGCGAGCGGGGCCTGACATCCTCCAAGGGGCTGGTGCGCGGCACGATCCTGTCCGGCTGCATCGCCGCGGCGCTGCTGGGGCTGGTCTACATCGGCCTGGCCGTGCTGGGAACCCGCACCAGCGGAGAGATCACCACCGACACCAAGGACGGCACCGAGCTGCTGCGCAACGCCGCCTCCTCCACTCTGGGGACCTCCGGCGTCGTCATCTTCGCCGCCATCGTCATCCTGGCCTGCCTGACCACGGCGGTGGGGCTACTGGCCTCCTGGGCCGGCTACGCCTACACGGCCTGGCCCTCGGTCTCCTTCAACCGGCAGCTCGCCGCCTGCGCCATCGTCTCCTTCACCTTGGCCAACCTGGGACTGAGTGCCATCCTCAAGATCGCGGGACCGCTGCTGAACCTCCTCTACCCCTTCGCCATCGCCCTGGTCGCCGTGACGCTCGTCGACGCCCTGGCCCCCGGACGGCTCAGGGCCGCCTACCAGTGGTGCGTCATCACGGCCGGAGCCTTCGGATCCGTCTCCGCGATCACCGCCGCCGGCTGGGAGGGACCCAGCGGGCTGCTGGCGCGCACCGGGCTGTGGAACGACTCCACCGGCTGGATCCCGCCGGCCCTCATCGCCCTGGGCATCGGCATCGTCCTCGACATCCGGTCCGGAGCCTGGTCCACGCCGGCACCGGAGGAGCCCAGTCAGGTCCAGCACGACGTCGAGCACGCCGCGGCCTCACAGCTCTGA
- a CDS encoding MFS transporter encodes MPSSRPSASDAPEAPEYHSRLLPTLLIPAFVSLLAVSSVNVILPAVSHDLAAGTAGLQFVVSGYALVFGVVLVPAGRAGDVMGRGRIFVIGMLLFGAGALASGLAPDVVTLNLARVIMGVGSGLLNPQVAGMIQQYYSGEARGRAFGLFGAVIGVSVAVGPVISGGLIGWLGGDWGWRASFLINVPFVLLGIWAARRYLPDSAWRHQDDEGHNGRLGGMDAGTGGVPRRSRIDLDPVGMGLLAMGTLLVMIPFMEASAGAWVWSLEVAGIGVIGAWVAWERRYQARGGAPMVDLGLLTIPSFAYGSLAIAIYFLGYTSVWIIVAQYVQAGLGSTALASGLIGVPAALAGSVAAAVAGRRVIRVGRAMVLGGMAAGMAGLLASVGIIHMHAHAGWSPWWLTLTLLVLGVGQGLVVSPNQTLSLADVPLQYAGAAGGILQTGERIGASIGIAAITGLTFRVSHSSGWDAAAQAGLLAVVAAIAVAAGVAVIDLRLAARRRR; translated from the coding sequence GTGCCCAGCTCACGACCCTCAGCCTCCGACGCGCCAGAGGCCCCGGAATACCACAGCAGGCTTCTGCCGACGCTGCTCATCCCCGCCTTCGTCTCACTGCTGGCCGTCTCCTCGGTCAACGTCATCCTGCCGGCCGTCTCCCACGACCTCGCCGCCGGCACCGCCGGCCTCCAGTTCGTCGTCTCCGGCTACGCCCTCGTCTTCGGGGTCGTCCTCGTACCGGCCGGCAGAGCCGGCGACGTCATGGGACGGGGACGGATCTTCGTCATCGGCATGCTCCTGTTCGGAGCCGGGGCGTTGGCCTCGGGCCTCGCCCCCGATGTCGTCACCCTCAACCTGGCCCGAGTGATCATGGGAGTCGGGTCAGGGCTGCTCAACCCGCAGGTGGCCGGCATGATCCAGCAGTACTACTCCGGTGAGGCCAGAGGGCGGGCCTTTGGCCTCTTCGGCGCCGTCATCGGGGTCTCAGTGGCAGTCGGCCCGGTGATCAGCGGTGGTCTCATCGGCTGGCTCGGAGGTGACTGGGGCTGGCGAGCCTCCTTCCTCATCAACGTCCCCTTCGTACTGCTCGGAATCTGGGCCGCGCGCCGCTACCTGCCGGACTCCGCCTGGCGCCATCAGGACGACGAGGGCCATAACGGTCGGCTTGGCGGGATGGACGCGGGCACGGGCGGGGTGCCCCGCCGGAGCAGGATCGACCTTGACCCGGTGGGGATGGGGCTGCTCGCCATGGGCACGCTCCTGGTCATGATCCCCTTCATGGAGGCGTCGGCCGGTGCCTGGGTCTGGAGCCTGGAGGTGGCCGGCATCGGCGTCATCGGCGCCTGGGTGGCCTGGGAGAGGCGTTACCAGGCCCGGGGCGGCGCCCCCATGGTGGACCTCGGCCTCTTGACCATCCCCTCCTTCGCCTACGGGAGCCTGGCCATCGCCATCTACTTCCTGGGTTACACCTCCGTGTGGATCATCGTGGCCCAGTACGTCCAGGCGGGACTGGGCTCCACCGCACTGGCCAGCGGACTCATCGGCGTACCCGCCGCCCTGGCGGGATCGGTCGCGGCCGCCGTCGCCGGCCGCCGCGTCATCCGGGTGGGGCGCGCCATGGTGCTCGGGGGCATGGCGGCCGGCATGGCCGGGTTGCTGGCGAGCGTGGGCATCATCCACATGCACGCGCACGCCGGCTGGAGCCCCTGGTGGCTGACACTGACGCTCCTCGTGCTCGGCGTGGGTCAGGGTCTCGTGGTCTCCCCGAACCAGACCCTCTCCCTGGCCGACGTCCCACTGCAGTACGCCGGAGCCGCGGGCGGCATCCTCCAGACCGGCGAGCGCATCGGCGCCTCCATCGGCATCGCAGCCATCACGGGCCTGACCTTCCGCGTCTCACACTCCTCGGGCTGGGACGCCGCCGCCCAGGCGGGTCTGCTGGCCGTCGTGGCCGCCATCGCCGTGGCTGCCGGGGTCGCCGTCATCGACCTGCGCCTGGCGGCCCGACGACGGCGGTAG
- a CDS encoding class I SAM-dependent methyltransferase, producing the protein MSEHYFTASPAVEAEERTHRFSIRGVERTVVTASGVFSADRLDKGTQALLDHVPDPPEAGTFLDLGCGWGPITLALAEAAPGATVLAVDVNERSLALTARNAEAAGLDNVRTSPAEALLTELRETSRTVDLIWSNPPVRIGKEALHELLLTWLPHLSADGEAWLVVLKNLGADSLARWLTDQNWDVSRQASSKGFRVLRVRRGQNESAEA; encoded by the coding sequence GTGAGCGAGCACTACTTCACCGCCTCCCCCGCCGTCGAGGCCGAGGAACGCACTCACCGGTTCTCGATCCGCGGCGTCGAGCGCACGGTGGTCACGGCCTCGGGCGTCTTCAGCGCCGACCGCCTCGACAAGGGCACCCAGGCCCTCCTCGACCATGTCCCCGATCCGCCCGAGGCCGGGACCTTCCTCGACCTGGGTTGCGGCTGGGGACCGATCACGCTGGCCCTGGCCGAGGCCGCCCCCGGGGCCACGGTTCTGGCGGTCGATGTCAATGAGCGCTCGCTGGCCCTGACCGCCCGCAACGCCGAGGCCGCAGGCCTGGACAACGTGCGCACATCCCCGGCCGAGGCGCTGTTGACCGAGCTGCGAGAGACCTCCAGAACGGTGGACCTCATCTGGTCCAACCCGCCGGTGCGCATCGGCAAGGAGGCCCTGCACGAGCTGCTGCTCACCTGGCTGCCGCACCTGTCAGCCGACGGCGAGGCCTGGCTGGTGGTCCTCAAGAACCTGGGGGCCGACTCGCTGGCGAGGTGGCTGACCGATCAGAACTGGGACGTGAGCCGGCAGGCGTCGTCGAAGGGCTTCCGGGTGCTGCGGGTGCGCCGCGGGCAGAACGAGTCGGCCGAAGCCTGA
- a CDS encoding MFS transporter yields MTAPPSSSTSPSIRALLGSRAGHLAMAVLVVELLAGMQVYLNQTVLPLLATEMDARNTYGLVTAAAQVPAFLTMPLGGAMLTRWRPARLMTALTVLLVGGAVVGALAPNVWVYVLGEILRGLAAGALATATMGVMVAGLPDAWRRLCLAAGSGMWVVAALAGPVYASGISASWGWRWALVAYLPVLVAARAVMATQIRDLSLDEETGHDEAVPWLPALAMAAGVALIGALRASSPWFWPGVVVGTALVIWSCSRVLPDGTLRLVPGRRAGIATLMWVCAFFLTLDYLVAPSAHDVLGMTPTQTGWALTAGGIGWSVVAIACGTRPAREPEAYRRRTTLAAVFFMVGTTLMVVTVLGRPDWWGLSVGYGVASIGMGLTHLDTMNRVVTDPARPDGITHAQAATAVTIAGAAGGAVLGTAATAFVAPTASGVETDRLWPTLVVLAAGLLLTPLLARRAA; encoded by the coding sequence ATGACCGCCCCGCCCAGCTCCTCGACCAGTCCGTCGATCAGGGCGCTCCTGGGCTCACGGGCGGGGCACCTGGCGATGGCGGTGCTCGTCGTCGAGCTGCTGGCGGGCATGCAGGTCTACCTCAACCAAACGGTCCTGCCGCTGCTGGCCACCGAGATGGACGCCCGCAACACCTACGGTCTGGTGACCGCCGCGGCCCAGGTTCCCGCCTTCCTCACGATGCCGCTGGGCGGGGCCATGCTCACCCGGTGGCGGCCGGCCCGCCTCATGACCGCGCTCACCGTCCTGCTGGTGGGCGGCGCCGTCGTCGGAGCCCTCGCCCCGAACGTCTGGGTGTACGTCCTCGGGGAGATCCTGCGGGGTCTGGCCGCCGGGGCCCTGGCGACCGCGACCATGGGGGTCATGGTTGCCGGCCTGCCCGACGCCTGGAGACGACTGTGCCTGGCGGCGGGCTCGGGCATGTGGGTCGTGGCGGCCCTGGCCGGCCCCGTCTACGCCTCCGGTATCAGCGCCTCCTGGGGCTGGCGCTGGGCCCTCGTGGCCTACCTGCCCGTGCTCGTCGCTGCCCGGGCCGTCATGGCCACTCAGATCCGCGACCTCAGCCTGGATGAGGAGACGGGGCACGACGAGGCGGTGCCATGGCTGCCCGCCCTGGCCATGGCCGCGGGCGTGGCGCTCATCGGGGCGCTGCGCGCCTCCAGCCCCTGGTTCTGGCCCGGCGTCGTCGTCGGCACCGCGTTGGTGATCTGGTCATGCTCACGCGTCCTGCCGGATGGGACCCTGCGCCTGGTACCCGGCCGGCGCGCGGGCATCGCCACCCTGATGTGGGTGTGCGCCTTCTTCCTGACCCTGGACTACCTGGTGGCCCCCAGCGCCCACGACGTCCTGGGCATGACCCCGACCCAGACCGGCTGGGCGCTGACCGCAGGCGGCATCGGCTGGTCGGTCGTCGCGATCGCCTGCGGGACCCGCCCGGCCCGTGAGCCGGAGGCCTATCGGCGCCGCACCACGCTGGCCGCGGTCTTCTTCATGGTCGGAACCACGCTCATGGTGGTCACGGTTCTGGGTCGACCGGACTGGTGGGGGCTGTCCGTGGGATACGGCGTGGCCAGCATCGGCATGGGCCTGACCCACCTGGACACCATGAACCGAGTCGTCACCGATCCCGCCCGGCCCGACGGCATCACCCACGCCCAGGCCGCCACCGCCGTGACGATCGCCGGTGCGGCCGGCGGCGCCGTCCTGGGGACGGCCGCCACGGCCTTCGTCGCCCCCACAGCATCCGGCGTCGAGACGGACCGGCTGTGGCCGACACTCGTCGTGCTCGCCGCGGGGCTCCTCCTCACCCCGCTGCTGGCCCGACGCGCCGCCTGA
- the hflX gene encoding GTPase HflX has translation MTQYHSSTPSAPDDADVSDAPNGRDIHDVVARVLSRTGTALASTAAQHEQADGHQDGADDGALEREARAARRRVAGLSTELEDVSEVEYRQVRLEKVVLVGLELPRPHASSPGGSGLQVRDFQDADTSLRELAALAETAGSQVLDALIQRRDHPDPATYLGSGKARELADVVAAAGADTVIVDGELAPSQRRALEDVVGVKVVDRTALILDIFAQHAKSREGKAQVELAQLEYLLPRLRGWGESMSRQAGGRVAAGQGIGSRGPGETKIELDRRRIRQRMARLRREIQAMAPSRETKRGSRRRGAIPSVAIAGYTNAGKSSLMNRLTEAGIMVEDALFATLDPTVRRAETPEGRTYTLTDTVGFVRNLPHELIEAFRSTLEEVAGADLVLHVVDAAHPDPLSQVAAVRTVLSEIPGALDVPELIVLNKIDLADAVTLAALRTRLPGAVAVSARTGEGIEELRARIEQMLPRPQVSIDVVVPYSRGDLVSRVHAEGEIDTVDYVETGTRLVARVGAALAAEIEDAAGAPVG, from the coding sequence GTGACCCAGTACCACTCCAGCACTCCCTCGGCCCCCGACGACGCAGACGTCAGTGACGCTCCCAACGGCCGCGATATCCATGACGTCGTCGCCCGAGTCCTCTCCCGGACCGGAACCGCCCTGGCCTCCACGGCCGCCCAGCACGAGCAGGCGGACGGCCACCAGGACGGCGCCGACGACGGCGCCCTCGAGCGCGAGGCCCGCGCCGCCCGCCGTCGCGTGGCCGGACTGTCCACCGAGCTCGAGGACGTCAGCGAGGTCGAGTACCGCCAGGTCCGCCTGGAGAAGGTCGTCCTGGTCGGCCTGGAGCTGCCCCGCCCTCACGCCTCCTCGCCGGGCGGCAGCGGCCTTCAGGTGCGCGACTTCCAGGACGCCGACACCTCCCTGCGCGAGCTGGCCGCCCTGGCCGAGACCGCCGGCAGCCAGGTCCTCGACGCCCTCATCCAGAGGCGCGACCACCCCGACCCGGCCACCTACCTGGGCAGCGGCAAGGCTCGCGAGCTGGCCGACGTGGTGGCCGCCGCCGGAGCCGACACTGTCATCGTCGACGGCGAGCTCGCTCCCTCCCAGCGCCGTGCCCTGGAGGACGTCGTCGGCGTCAAGGTCGTCGACCGCACCGCCCTCATCCTGGACATCTTCGCCCAGCACGCCAAGTCCCGTGAGGGCAAGGCCCAGGTCGAGCTCGCCCAGCTCGAGTACCTCCTGCCGCGCCTGCGCGGATGGGGCGAGTCCATGTCCCGTCAGGCCGGAGGTCGCGTGGCCGCCGGCCAGGGCATCGGATCACGCGGCCCCGGAGAGACCAAGATCGAGCTCGACCGGCGCCGCATCCGCCAGCGCATGGCCCGGCTGCGCCGCGAGATCCAGGCCATGGCTCCCTCCCGTGAGACCAAGCGCGGTTCGCGCCGACGCGGCGCCATCCCCTCGGTGGCGATCGCCGGCTACACCAACGCCGGCAAATCCTCCCTCATGAACCGGCTCACCGAGGCCGGCATCATGGTCGAGGACGCCCTGTTCGCGACCCTCGACCCCACCGTGCGGCGGGCCGAGACCCCCGAGGGGCGCACCTACACGCTCACCGACACCGTCGGCTTCGTGCGCAACCTGCCCCACGAGCTCATCGAGGCCTTCCGCTCCACCCTGGAGGAGGTGGCCGGAGCCGACCTCGTGCTCCACGTCGTCGACGCCGCCCACCCCGACCCTCTCAGCCAGGTGGCGGCCGTGCGCACCGTCCTGTCCGAGATCCCCGGCGCCCTGGACGTGCCCGAGCTCATCGTCCTCAACAAGATCGACCTCGCCGACGCCGTCACGCTGGCGGCGCTGCGCACCCGCCTTCCCGGAGCGGTGGCCGTCTCGGCCCGTACGGGGGAGGGGATCGAGGAGCTCCGGGCCCGCATCGAGCAGATGCTGCCCCGACCTCAGGTGAGTATCGACGTCGTCGTGCCCTACTCGCGCGGTGACCTCGTCTCCCGGGTCCATGCCGAGGGCGAGATCGACACCGTCGACTACGTGGAGACGGGGACCCGGCTCGTGGCGCGCGTCGGCGCCGCCCTGGCAGCCGAGATCGAGGACGCCGCCGGCGCCCCCGTCGGCTGA
- a CDS encoding ATP-dependent DNA helicase, with amino-acid sequence MGGSPRQGQITMASEVARSVADGTHLLVQAGTGTGKSLGYLVPAMVHAVETGGRVVVSTATLALQRQVLTKDAPLAADAVERVTGTRPGVTLLKGWQNYLCRHRLAGGYPQDEDESALFGVGDAIAQPAAGHGADAGLGEQVVRLREWAARTDTGDRDDLVPGVSQRAWAQVSVSRAECLGQSCPLKAECFPELARAAASRADLVVTNHAMLGVVVAGNPGVLPDHQVLIVDEAHELADRVRSQGTIALSASAVARTAATARKHASVLVSELEAAGQTLQLVLAELPDGRLEAPLPAALHDALVVLGGAARQVASDVRDRARTLGRERSSEAAGGLAIARTAVGDLVDALDRMTSDSVAQGRDVAWIERPRMGAEPPRLLLAPIEVAGSVAGHLLNGRTSVMTSATLALGESFDPMARALGLTLAEETWKGIDVGSPFDYPRQGILYVAAHLPRPGAGISEAALDEMLALVEASGGGMLGLFSSRRAAQEAAEVLRGATDLPVYAQGDDQLPTLVQAFADDEAACLVGTLSLWQGVDVPGRTCRLVVIDRIPFPRPDDPVAQARTDAVVAAGGNGFMSVAATHAALLLAQGAGRLIRRSQDRGVVAVLDSRLRTARYSGFLTRSMPALWPTTKPDVVRAALRRLSTSSVVPRG; translated from the coding sequence ATGGGCGGCAGCCCCCGCCAGGGCCAGATCACCATGGCGAGCGAGGTCGCCCGGTCGGTGGCCGATGGCACCCATCTCCTGGTACAGGCCGGTACCGGAACGGGAAAGTCCCTCGGCTACCTGGTGCCCGCCATGGTCCACGCCGTGGAGACCGGCGGCCGGGTCGTGGTCTCCACCGCCACCCTGGCCCTCCAGCGGCAGGTCCTCACCAAGGATGCGCCCCTGGCTGCCGACGCCGTCGAGCGGGTCACCGGCACCCGCCCCGGGGTGACCCTGCTCAAGGGATGGCAGAACTACCTGTGCCGCCACCGCCTGGCCGGCGGCTACCCGCAGGACGAGGACGAGTCCGCGCTCTTCGGCGTCGGCGACGCCATCGCCCAGCCGGCCGCAGGTCACGGGGCCGATGCGGGCCTGGGGGAGCAGGTGGTGCGCCTGCGCGAGTGGGCGGCCAGAACGGACACCGGCGACCGTGACGACCTCGTCCCCGGCGTCTCCCAGCGCGCCTGGGCGCAGGTCTCCGTCTCCCGTGCGGAGTGCCTGGGGCAGTCCTGCCCCCTGAAGGCCGAGTGCTTCCCCGAGCTGGCCCGCGCCGCCGCGTCCCGGGCCGACCTCGTGGTCACCAACCACGCCATGCTCGGCGTGGTCGTCGCCGGTAACCCCGGGGTCCTGCCCGACCACCAGGTCCTCATCGTCGATGAGGCCCATGAGCTGGCCGACCGGGTCCGCTCCCAGGGAACCATCGCCCTGTCGGCGTCCGCCGTGGCGCGCACCGCCGCCACCGCTCGTAAGCACGCCTCCGTTCTGGTCAGCGAGCTGGAGGCCGCCGGGCAGACCCTTCAGCTCGTCCTGGCCGAGCTGCCCGACGGCCGGCTGGAGGCGCCCCTGCCCGCCGCCCTGCACGACGCGCTCGTGGTCCTGGGCGGCGCCGCCCGCCAGGTCGCCTCCGACGTACGCGACCGGGCCCGCACCCTGGGCCGCGAACGCTCCAGCGAGGCGGCCGGGGGACTCGCGATCGCTCGCACCGCCGTCGGCGATCTGGTCGACGCGCTGGACCGCATGACCTCGGACTCGGTGGCCCAGGGACGCGATGTCGCCTGGATCGAGCGTCCCCGCATGGGCGCTGAGCCCCCGAGGCTCCTCCTGGCCCCCATCGAGGTGGCCGGCTCGGTGGCGGGCCACCTGCTGAACGGGCGCACCAGTGTCATGACGTCGGCTACCCTCGCCCTGGGGGAAAGCTTCGACCCCATGGCCCGGGCCCTGGGACTGACCTTGGCCGAGGAGACCTGGAAGGGAATCGACGTCGGGTCGCCCTTCGACTACCCCCGCCAGGGCATCCTCTACGTGGCAGCCCACCTGCCCCGCCCCGGCGCCGGTATCTCCGAGGCCGCCCTGGACGAGATGCTCGCCCTGGTCGAGGCCTCCGGCGGCGGCATGCTGGGCCTGTTCTCCTCCCGGCGCGCCGCCCAGGAGGCCGCCGAGGTGCTGCGCGGAGCCACCGACCTGCCCGTCTACGCCCAGGGGGACGACCAGCTGCCCACCCTGGTGCAGGCCTTCGCCGACGACGAGGCAGCCTGCCTGGTGGGTACCCTCTCGCTGTGGCAGGGCGTGGACGTACCCGGACGCACCTGCCGGCTCGTCGTCATCGATCGCATTCCCTTCCCCCGCCCCGACGACCCGGTCGCCCAGGCCCGCACCGACGCCGTCGTGGCCGCCGGAGGCAACGGCTTCATGAGCGTGGCCGCCACCCACGCCGCCCTGCTCCTGGCCCAGGGAGCGGGGCGGCTCATTCGCCGCAGCCAGGACCGCGGCGTCGTCGCCGTCCTGGACTCCCGTCTGCGCACCGCCCGCTACTCAGGGTTCCTCACCCGTTCCATGCCCGCCCTGTGGCCGACGACGAAGCCCGACGTGGTCCGCGCCGCCCTCAGGCGCCTGTCCACCAGCTCCGTGGTCCCCAGGGGGTAG